The genomic region AATATATAGAACAGGGTAAATAGGCAAATCACACAAGGAGCATTCATCAAACTTGAGCATAATTTTTCTCAGAAGACGGCACGAACAGAGCTTTTCCGAGATACTTCAGGAGTCCCACATGTAGCTCCGTGGCATCGGTCACCGTCCAAGTGGTCCCTTCGTCCGGATTTTCCAATTTTAGAGGTGCCGGAAACACTCCCTTATCAGAAGCTTTAATTGCTTCCGAAACCCTATTCCAATTCCTCTCCAATATGAAAACATTATCATCAGGAGTAAACCCATTCGGAAAATTACCAAGTACCTTCTGCTCGATATACTTAAATCGCGCTGCCTCAGATACCATTTGAATCGCAACCATCATAAATTTAGCTTCAGCTGGTACGCTACGTGCCTTCCCATTTACCGCAGTAAGGTAAGTAACAAGCTTGCCGATCCCTAACCCAgcttgttttctcgttgttttgGCTGCTTTTTCAAGTGAGGCATAATTTTCGGCGTACTCTGTTATCTTTTGCTGGTTTTTTGCACCCTTTGCCTCTGTGAAAAGTTTGTCTAATTGAGCCGAAGTAATTTGGCCATCAAAGTAATATGCCCGAAAtacatttttatcattcttagcCTGTAGCGCAACCACATACAAGTCGCTACGTTTAAGGCCAAGAGAGACCGTTCCTGCAGAAACTGTGAGATCGATCCTAAGATATGTGCTTGTGGGTGCTCCTATTACAGGTATACCGGTGGCACCGTAGTTGAGACTCGGATCCTTCACGTTGTTTCGAATACTAGTGAGAAAAGTCGAGTATTTAGCTTCTGTGGGAGTTGCGAGGTCCAATGCGATCGCATTTGCTATCAAAGCCGATGATTGAAGGATTGTCCATGTTATTTTGACGACTAGCCAGGAATTCATTTTCTGTTTTCACCTGTTATAAAAACTGGATTAGCATTGTGCATAATCAGCTGAATATTCACAAGCATTACACTTACAATAATGTGATTTATGAGCGTTAACGAGATGAGATAGTTGTCGTGAAGTTAGAGTTCGGCTCGGTTAAAACTTGGCCTGAGCTGACTCGAGTTTGAGCACAACTTGAGAACTTAATGAGTCAAGGCGAGTTTTAACATTGGCTCAGCTCAAAATGCTCGCGAGCGGTTCAAATTATACATGTATGATTTGATAATATGATACGTGTTTGTTTAAAGGAAATACCGAAACGGATATATTCGACAAACTAGACCTATAGCTTGACGAATTACGAGACCAAGCCAAGACCTATTGACTCGAACTCAAGGAATTATGCCAGAATCGCGTCTAGACAATAATTCGAAAACTCTGAAATTGTACGCAACAATTACAAGAAGTTCGCTGtgattttttttgtgaaaacTTTTGATGATCTTATTCATTCCACAAACTTGGCTTAAATAGTAAACAAGCGACAAATGAAAGGTCCCATGTAATCCCACAATAGATAATTAGCTAATTTAAGATGACAATAAACTAGCTAAATTAACTACTACTAAAACATTTGTGAAAATAAAGAGGACTTAAGCTAATACCATTCCCTTCACTTAGACAATTATTAAAAGGTAACGACACACCAAAATGTGTCATTCAACCCATTCCAACAAGAAAACAAAACGAGCCAACGAGGAACCCAAATATGTGCTATTCTCCTTGCCTGCATCAACTAACGAGCTTCGAACAACGATGTCCGCATCATCTTCCCCTCCTTtaaaaggaattgtcctcaattcgtCGAGACCATCGTCATCCAAGTAAGGCGACAAATCACCCACATTAAAAGTTGCGTGAACTCCATAGTCGCCGGGTAGCTCAATCTTATACGCATTATCATTAATTCATTGAACAACTCGGTAAGGACCTTCGGCGCGTGGCATGAGTTTATTTTTCCGCTTGCTAGGAAACCGCTCCTTTCTCAAATTTACCCAAACTAAATCACCTTCTTGGAAAACCCGAGGACGCCTGTgcttattcgttttcctttggTACTCGGCATTAATGGTCTCAATCTTTTCTCGAACTAATTGGTGCAACTTCATCATTGATTTCAGCTTGGACTCGGCGTCCTGTGCACCAGCTCACCTGTAGGCATTGGAATTAAATCGAGTGGCATATGTGGATTGACTCCATATACAACCTCAAATGGAGACCTCCCTGTAGCACGTGTTGGAGAGCGGTTAAAAGCGAACTCGGCATGCGCAAGCTTAATGTCCCAATCCTTCTGGGTTCGACTCACAAGACCACGTAGCAACATTCCCAAAGTTCGATTTGTTACTTCCGTTTGCCCGTCCGTTTGGGGATGGTGCGACGTGCTAAATAAAAGCTTTGTTCCCACCTTCCGCCATAGAGTATTCCAAAAGTAGCTTAGGAATTTCGAGTCACGATCTGAGACAATAGTTTTGGGTATCCCATGGAGTCGA from Silene latifolia isolate original U9 population chromosome 3, ASM4854445v1, whole genome shotgun sequence harbors:
- the LOC141645949 gene encoding ribosome-inactivating protein saporin-7-like — protein: MNSWLVVKITWTILQSSALIANAIALDLATPTEAKYSTFLTSIRNNVKDPSLNYGATGIPVIGAPTSTYLRIDLTVSAGTVSLGLKRSDLYVVALQAKNDKNVFRAYYFDGQITSAQLDKLFTEAKGAKNQQKITEYAENYASLEKAAKTTRKQAGLGIGKLVTYLTAVNGKARSVPAEAKFMMVAIQMVSEAARFKYIEQKVLGNFPNGFTPDDNVFILERNWNRVSEAIKASDKGVFPAPLKLENPDEGTTWTVTDATELHVGLLKYLGKALFVPSSEKNYAQV